CCCCCCGCCCCGGGTCGCCGAAGACCGCGTCGAACTCGGCGTCGTAGTCGCGGGGGAAGAAGACGGTGTGGTGCGCCAGCCCGGAGTCCCCGCGCACGCCGAGCAGCAGCACGAAGCCGGCCAGGCTGCGGTCGGTGAGCCCGGCCAACCGGCGCGGGGTGGGCAGCAGGTCCCGGTAGACGGTGAGCGCGTCCACGTTGGCCACCACCACGTCGGCGGGGATCGGGGCGGCCACCCCGGCGAGGCGTACCCCGTGCACCCGGCCGCCGGCGGCGTCGATCCGGGTGACCGTGGTGCCGGTCCGCACCACCACGCCCAGGTCCAGGCAGCGGGAGAGCAGCGCGTCGGCGAGGCTGCCCAGCCCGCCGCGCAGGTACCAGCCGCCGAAGGCCAGCTCCGCGTAGGGGACGGCGACCAGCGCGGCCGGGGCGCGGCGCGGGTCGGCGCCGGTGTAGGTGGCGTACCGGTCGAGCAGCATCCGCAGCCGCGGGTCGGACAGCTGGCCGCGGCCGAGGCCGCGCAGGGTGCGGCCGGGGGCGATGGCGGCGAGGTCACCGAGCCGCCAGGCCAGCGCGGCCAGGTCCCGCGGGGAGTCGACGGCCCGGCCCAGGATGTCCCGGTGGGACGCCGTCCACACCCGGGTGGCCCGGTGCCAGAGCCGCTGCCAGTCGGCCGCCGCCCGGTCCCCGAGGGCCGTGCCGATCCGGGCGGTGAACTCGGCCGGATCGGCGCAGGAGTCCAGGGTGGGGCCGTCGGGGAAGACGTGCCGGACGATCGGGTCCAGCGGCACCAGGTCGAGGTATTCGTCGAGCTTCGCCCCGGTCGCCTCGAACAGGTCGTGGAAGACCTGCGGCAGGGTGACCAGGCTCGGCCCGGTGTCGAAGCGCCACGTCCCCTCGGCGGTGTCGTGGGTGTGCCGGCCCAGCTTGCCGCCGACCACGTCGGCGCGCTCGAAGACGGTCACCTCGTGCCCGGTGACGGCCAGCCGGGCCGCGGTGGCCAGCCCACCCACGCCGGCGCCGATGACCACGATCCGCGCCATGCCGTGCCCCCCTAGCTGACCGGGCGACCCCGCCAGGTGAGCCGGTGCCGCTTCCGCAGATGGTACGACCGCAGGGTCAGCCAACCGAGGACCACGACCGACACGGAGTGTGCGAACGCGTCCGGCCAGGCCCGCCCGCCGGTGGCCCGCGCGGTGACCACCCGCCCGGCGACCCCGAGCAGCCAGGCCAGCGCCGCCAGGCCGGCCACGGCCGGCGCGCCGGCCACCAGCGCCGCTACGGCGACCAGCGGGGGAGCGGTGTAGAGCAGGAGCAGCAGGGTGACCACCACGGCCGCCGCGACCGGGTGCCCGAAGGAGGCCCAGAGCGACTTGGTGTAGCCGTCGCGCAGCTGCGGCCAGGTCTCGTACATCCGGCAGGCGGCCA
This sequence is a window from Micromonospora sp. NBRC 110009. Protein-coding genes within it:
- a CDS encoding phytoene desaturase family protein, encoding MARIVVIGAGVGGLATAARLAVTGHEVTVFERADVVGGKLGRHTHDTAEGTWRFDTGPSLVTLPQVFHDLFEATGAKLDEYLDLVPLDPIVRHVFPDGPTLDSCADPAEFTARIGTALGDRAAADWQRLWHRATRVWTASHRDILGRAVDSPRDLAALAWRLGDLAAIAPGRTLRGLGRGQLSDPRLRMLLDRYATYTGADPRRAPAALVAVPYAELAFGGWYLRGGLGSLADALLSRCLDLGVVVRTGTTVTRIDAAGGRVHGVRLAGVAAPIPADVVVANVDALTVYRDLLPTPRRLAGLTDRSLAGFVLLLGVRGDSGLAHHTVFFPRDYDAEFDAVFGDPGRGVRARPALDPAVFVTVADDPAVRPDGHEAWFVLVNAARHGTAAGAVDWRRPGLAEAYADRILDVLAERGVDVRDRLVFREIRTPADLDVAAGAPGGAIYGTAGGLLRPANRGPAAGLWLVGGSTHPGGGLPMVTLSAQIVADAIGPAW